The genomic DNA TCCCGGATGTcataaaatttaggaaaaacaaTGTAAAATCAGTTTCTATAGTTTATCTGATTTGTAATTATCTCTTTGTggtatttaaatgaaattagaGGTTGTGAGGtatccaaaaataaacaaataaaaaaatttgtccttacaataaaatttcattaattgaCTTAATAGATTCTGATATGATCAGATCTAATAAAATTGCgacatttatttgatttaagtAAATGTCAACAAAATTGGTTAAATTAGTGGATGAATATTGGTTGTNNNNNNNNNNNNNNNNNNNNNNNNNNNNNNNNNNNNNNNNNNNNNNNNNNNNNNNNNNNNNNNNNNNNNNNNNNNNNNNNNNNNNNNNNNNNNNNNNNNNNNNNNNNNNNNNNNNNNNNNNNNNNNNNNNNNNNNNNNNNNNNNNNNNNNNNNNNNNNNNNNNNNNNNNNNNNNNNNNNNNNNNNNNNNNNNNNNNNNNNNNNNNNNNNNNNNNNNNNNNNNttgttaaaaaaaaaacattttttttgttaattttttttaaaaaaattaaatatgtgccacgtgtcaatatctgattggtccacgtgtcagtcttaatggttaactaacggtcaactaacggatggactaaattggcctttatcaaaaccccaggggggtcctgtgataaaagtgaaatcccaagggggaaaaaataaagttgctaaATCCTAGGGGGGGTTTGAGGTATTTAATCCTTATTTTTTGGGCATGTATCATAaacttctaaatttattttgataccacataaagctaattgtaaattagATAAATCACATAGACTAATCctgcattttcccctaaaaTTTAGCCAAATAAAGCGCTTAAACCCTAAGTTCAAGTGTGGATTGGTATGCACCCCAAAataagcattttcctttttatatatatgtgtaaaGGTGGTAGCCCGTTTATTTCggcttaaaatattttttttaaaagaaagttttttttttcttctatttttaagtATTTGACATAGCATAAAATATTAGTCaacctaaaaatatttttagttgaccATATAACCTTTATAAAGCAAGAGCGGCCAAACACCTGCCCCGAAGTGAGTTCCATAAGAACAATTTCATAATTACTTACCCaattacaagcaaaaagaacaaatagCTATACAAGATTTCAATCCTACCTTCAATTAAAATCCTTCAACTCTTTTCGCTGTATGTCTCCTTCTCTTTTTCGCaacttttcaaattatataaaattatatagaaatGTTGATTTTTCGTACAAGTAAAACGCCGTAAATTGTAATGAAATatttaacaacaataaaaagaagaaagaagtatGGATTAAAAGAAACATATAAATCCAGCAAGGGAGGAGGGCAGCCTTTTAAAATAGTGAATGGATGCAAAACAATTGGTCCAATCAAATTGAATTTCAtgacaaaaattacaaaaaaaaattaattcaatattTATTCTGAAATTAGCCtaagaaattattaaaatcatgCTTAATTATCCATTGACTTAGAAAAAATTGGGGGAGAAGAATTTTATTAGCATGAGACGACGGCTCGGTTAGGATTAACGCCCATCTTCTTCCTTCGTCTCCatcgtctctctctctatctctctctctctgtgtggaGCCATGGCTCACCTACTCGCCTCTGCGCTGCTCGTCTATTGGTCCCTAATCGGACTCTCCTCCGCCCTCCACCACTTGACCCACTCCTCCGATCATTCGCTCAGGCCCATGATTCTTCCCCTCTATCTCTCTTCCCCTAATCTTTCCCATTCTCATCATCATAATCGCCGCCGGAATCTCCAGAATTCCGCCCCCCCCAACGCTCGCATGAGACTCTACGACGATCTCCTATCCAACGGGTTCTCTCTAACTCTCTCAATCTTTTCCGGATTGCTCTTTttcttgatttaatttttttgttgcattCTAATATGTACTATTTCATTGTTAATTTGGTGTTAATTATCGTTGAGATTTGTGGATTTTGGTTTTGCAGTTACTATACGACGCGGCTGTGGATTGGGTCCCCTCCACAGCAATTCGCACTTATTGTGGATACGGGAAGCACTGTGACGTACGTTCCGTGCTCTGACTGTGGACACTGTGGGATGCATCAGGTTTGGCTTTGCTTTTAATGCTGTTCGTTTTAGTTATTGATGGCAATTGCTTTCTCTGTTATCTAGGgcttgtaattttgttttgctaGCTTGCAATTTATGATTATCCATCAGAttgatctttctttctttctttatttttcttatataagcTGTAAGCAGCATTTTATTCTTTGTAGACTAGCGAATCATGATCTCTGCACATGGCTTAGGAAAGCCTTTAAGCCATAATTATCAGCATATACTAGTTAGTACATGATAAAATGATTCAAGtttcatatgattttttttttttttttgattgccTGTAGACTTTGAAATAAGCTTTGGAAATGGATGGTCACTGATGTTGTGGATAgacttcttatttttctcaatttggtGAATGATTGATTAATTGATATATTGTTTGCAAAATTTAGTGGAAGATGGTTAAAGCTAATATTATGTTGACATCCAGGATCCGAGGTTCCAACCAGACTTGTCTAGCACATATCAACCAATAAAGTGCAGTATTAGTTGTAACTGTGACAGTGCTGAACGTCAATGCACTTATGAGAGACGGTATGCTGAAATGAGCTCTAGCAGTGGCGTGCTTGGTGAGGACATCATTTCCTTTGGCAATGAAAGTGAACTTGTGCCCCAGCGTGCTGTTTTTGGTTGTGAAAACATGGAAACTGGTGATCTTTACACCCAACGCGCTGATGGCATAATGGGTTTGGGTCGTGGTCGGCTTAGTGTGATGGATCAACTTGTTGACAAGGGTGTTATTAGTGACTCATTTTCATTATGTTATGGTGGGATGGAGGTAGGCGGGGGTGCCATGATTCTTGGTGGTATTTCTTCTCCCCCTGATATGGTATTTACCCATTCAGACCCTTTTCGCAGGTGAAATACTTTTAGAAACATCATaagtatatatttgtttatagTTAGAATCCATTTTGTGCATCTCACACGTATGCTTTAGTATTGGGATATCAACAGCCCATATTACAATATCGAGTTGAAGGAAATACATGTTGCTGGGAAGCCATTGAAGTTAAGCCCAAGAATCTTTGATGGAAAGCATGGAACAGTCCTGGATAGTGGAACTACATATGCTTACCTTCCAAAAGAAGCTTTCCACGCATTTAAGAATGCTGTAAGAGTTTATGGCTCTGGGTTTCATCCTCTCTTATAGTGTATTTACTTTTATAGTCAAATTCATTCGCCTGGCAAAGGAAAGAGTAAGGATGTAAAAGTCTCAATTTTAGGATGTAATGAGTTTTGTATATACGGGTAACCTTTATACAAGTAAAGCAAGTTTGTTTAGAAGACCAAACAGGCACAAGAAATTACTCTTTTCTACAATGTAGAACAAGAATGTGTGTGGTACGGAGTATTGATATGGCTTACTATAGATTTGAATTATAAGAATTCCAACACTTTTTCTATAGAAAATAAAGCTTGCTTTCCTGTACCCTAACTGTTGATGCTGTGAAGTGCTCTACTGAGGAAGATACCTTTTAACAGTTGGAAGCTGTTGTGTGCTGTGATCTAACACTAAATTCTTCTATCACTGTCATTGACTAAAACCAGTTACTCCAAGTATTCTCGTGTGTTGCTAATTGGTTTTCAGTTGTAGATTACCTGACCCAAAATTCTTGTTTCTTTAGCTctttcaacttttctttttgcatAGAATAGTATTGAATACTTGGTTGATGGGAATTATATGTGATACACAGGTGATGAAGAAAACTGGTTCCCTCAAACAAATTCACGGTCCAGATCcaaattttaatgatttttgtttttctggtgCTGGAAGGTACTACTAAAACTAGAGAGACATAAGTTGAGTTTAAGCACCTGTTTCTTATTGGTTGCCCTGAAATTACGTCTGAATGTCTTTGCTTGCATTTTGCTTAGGGATGTTTCCCAACTATCGAAAGCTTTTCCTCAGGTTGATATGGTATTCAGCAATGGAAAAAAGTTGTCATTGTCTCCAGAGAACTACTTGTTCCGGGTAAGTTGACTACTCTCCTTGAGTTTTGTCTCCTGGTGGGAGAATAATGGTTGTTTTTGTACAATCTATTATTGTTTCAAATGTTGTTAAGCACACGTGTATATTTACTCTGtttgttctttccttttttttttcttcttggtgttaTTAAAGCATACAAAGGTTAGTGGTGCATATTGCcttggaatttttccaaatGGAGATGATGCGACTACTCTTCTAGGAGGTATGTTTAATTTTGTATGGAATATGTTGTTCTTATTTTGCAATTAGTTCTCGCATTTGTTCTGACCAAAAGTCCATTTTTTCTCAAACCTGCTTGTGCTGACTAATGTGAAGTCAAACAATAATTTCATCTCTCTCCACACAAAGGGTATCTCTGTTAATTTTTCTTGATTTGTGACAGGGATTATTGTTCGTAATACCCTTGTGACTTATGATCGGGAGAACGATAAGGTTGGCTTCTGGAAAACTAATTGTTCTGAACTATGGAAGAGTTTGCATTACCTTGGTCCTCCTCCCCCATCTCCTTTGGCTTCCCATAGCCAGAATACAACTGTAGGAATTCCTCCAACCGTAGCTCCAACGGGATTGCCTCCTTCCATAGCCCCATATGGAATGCCTCAAAATGTTTCCCCAGGTAGTGTAAGTCTCAACCATGCACATACCTTTTTATGTTGCCTTTTCAAATTCAGACATGTATCCTCAATTATTTCTTTAGGTTCTTGCTAGACATTTAACTGTTGCAATGATTTGCAATATATTGAGCTTCTATTTCTTGCAATTTAAAATTAGATGAACTCTTCTGTAGttaaaaatattgaattgaAGATTCTCCTTGATGTATGTTTGTTGTTCTCTCCTGTTATTATTATAAGCAAGATTCTCTTTTTAGTTGGTTTTATGTGATTTTGCATTGAAAGTTTTGCTGTTATTACAGAGTCGCAACTTGCTTTTATGTTGCCACTTCGACTGATGTGTCTGATGTTATTTTTACCATATCTCATATGTAGGTGAATTTCAAATTGGACTGATTACATTTGATATGATGCTTAGCATCAACAACTCTAATATGAAGCCAAATTTCACCGAGCTTACAGAGTTTATCGCTCATGCACTGGATGTTAAAGTTTCACAGGTATAGTTTAGCTATTTTTCCTCTAGGCATGGTTTAAGATTTTCTAATGAAGATGTTTCTATTTTAAAGCACTTATTTGAAACTTTATACTGTATAATTTAGGGTTAGGAATTCAAATTGGACTTTTCAAGTGCTTTTATATGAGTTTACTTGGTTACCCTTTCCCCTCAACTATTAATGGTTTAAATTGTATTAATTCTAAAAATCCCAAACTAATTTTTCTTGGTCCCGTCTTTTAGCAGTTGTTGATACGTAGCTCAAGAGAATCTCAATTCTCAGTTTGTATCTAATGTCATCAgcagaggtttttttttttttttttttaactgaatatatatataaaaaaaaaaattatatatattatacttgTGGAAATTAAGTTGAATATACTAGtggaaaataaattgaatgtACTAGGAAAAGGCTAGCTCTGCATTTCTTGATCTCATGTGGTTTGAAGTTTTCATTTAAAAGGGAAAAGTCCATAAActttcctcaaactaccacccaattgacaatgtttgcCACAAATTTTAGGGTAAATGAAAACAGCACAGCAGGCCGCgtgcaaaaaaatttatttttaattaaaaaaaaaaaaaaaaaattgcacaggCGTGCTAAGCACACCGTGTGCTGTGAATCATTGccccaaactttaaattgcAACAATGTTtccccaaaattaccaaaaattgtcaatgtcccccataatgatgaaaataccattaataaaattaaaaaaagaaagaaaaaaaggagtggaaacttttgttaaaaaaaaaaattatttttttaaagaaaaaaaattattatttttttcttgaatttatagagatatttttgtcttatttaccaaaatttatggtcatttttgtctttttgctggccTTAGGGGGGACATTGGCAATTTTTGGGTAATTTGGGGGAGACATTCTCCTAATTGAAATATTGGAGGGAACATTGTTAATTGAATAGTAGTTTTAGAAGGATATGTGGATTCTtcccaatttaaaataaatggattGGAGTTGGGGGTATAGCCATGAACAGGCACTCAACTTAATCCAACCAAACCTATTGCAGCCAGCTTAGTTTCACCTTTTGTGTCCAGCCATTATTACGGCGTGCCAGTTTCTTTGAATGTTTCTTTGTTATGGCAAGTTGTATGTCAAATTAACTTAATCTATTGGTAATGCCCTCTGTTTGATTTCAGGTTCATTTATTGAATTTCATCCATAAAGAAAACGTTTCCCTTATCAAATGGGCTATCCTCCCAGATGAATCTGCTGATTACATATCTAATACCACAGCAATGGTAATGCTACTCATGATCTGAAGTACATGCAACTGTAGCCATTCCATCAACTCAGTATAGTGCTTTACCTAATGCGTATTTATATTTGTGCAGAGCATAATTCAGCGCCTAAAGGAACATCGTTTGCAGCTTCCTGAGAAATTTGGAAGTTATCAGCTGGTTGAAGTGAACGTCAAGCCTCCAGTAAAGCCGTatgttctttcattttctctagttattattttcttcttactttacaTAGATGGTTTTTTCCTTTCTGCTTATCCTTTACCACTGGATCCAGATTCATGTGTAGCAAAGCAGGAATCTCATCATTTCTAACTAATGAAGGCCAGAGTCTTTAATTAAAAAGCTCTTTTAGaagcaaaatattttatattgctCTTGGATTTCAGAATCTGGAACAAAGAGGGGTTTGGACTGTAGTCACTACCATAAAATGCTTGAATATTGTCAACAACGCATGAAGGCCTAGAATTATTAGGTAGCATagaaagaaattataaaaaagataGAAGCTTTTGCTTTAAGAAAGCATTTGGCAAATGATCTTAGATAACACCtttctttgaaattaaaggCTCTTATCAATCTAGGAACTTTGCTAACATCACTACATCAGGAGTGTTTTTTCATATCTCATTCAAGCAAATTAGGCaaagtattaaaaataaaaattcgttACTTCAAGTTCCTACATCCAAATGCAGCATATGCAATATCAAGGAAATGTGTTGGAACAAATGACTTATATTCTCTCAGGCATAAAGAGTAATACTGAAACTACTGGTtcattgggtgtaattagtttacGTGGGCCTGGGAACAAATAGGTtgtgggggtattttggggttttctaaAATACTTGTAactagggttttcctataaatatgttatgttgtaaccctaaattatcgaatagtaaaatataactGCACTCTTCTATAGACGTAGGCATTTTGCCGAATCACataaatctgtgtctcaactctctcttttcgattccatattattcatctttGCTGTAAACGgtaataacaaaaaatcattgttGGTGAGGGTCAAATCGAAATCCAGGAAATCCATATAACACCCATGCAGCCTCACTCCCACTCCATGACCTCTCCTAGGAAAGTCATACTGTAGAAGTAATACAGATGGACTTGTctggttttttatttgtttttgtgtttctttccttttctttaacaATGCAATACGATtgctttaaaaaacaaaattctaaacaaaGTTTATCAGgcaatgcatttttaataatttacttaGAAATAAAGATGTATCCTAGAGAagaagagggagggagagagagtgatATATATAGGACAGTCCTTGAATTTGGAGATTGGGTTTACCGGTCAATAAATATAGGTGGGATATAACAGGTACTGGATCATAGAGTGCATTGTTCAGAAGACAATTTTAAGGATTATGAAATGTCTGGAATTGAAATCATGCTAGAAGGCTAAAAATTCAGAGGTTCTGTCTAGATATTGTGAATGGTACCCGTAAACAGCAAGTTCTTTGTTTACTGTTGGCTTTGCAAATCTCGAGGATTGCCTACGACTTCCCATATAAACGAGAGAGACTTGGTCCGTCATCAGTAGTAGTTCTTTATAAAAGTTAAAGGGTAAAATCCACTTATTccccttaaactatcacccCAATAACAANNNNNNNNNNNNNNNNNNNNNNNNNNNNNNNNNNNNNNNNNNNNNNNNNNNNNNNNNNNNNNNNNNNNNNNNNNNNNNNNNNNNNNNNNNNNNNNNNNNNttttcaaaaagacaaaaatacccttaaaattttgaaaaaacaataaatttatgtatttttgtttttattttagtaagggtaatttcgttattttgttaaaagtggtagtagattgtcattgttttggtagtttggggggtagattgtcattagggtggtagtttgagggggttaagtgaattttaccaaaaattaaatatgtgaatGCCATATACTTCTCTCTAGACCGAGCACCCTGATCTAGCAGCTTAAATAGTTAACTGTTCTCTTTGTGAagtttatattaattttatgatttatttttcgtATGTAGTCTTTTATTAATCTATCAATATCTGCAACCATATTGGCATTGTTTCTAGAGTGCTAGAGATTCTTTTCCCCGGTTTTTGAAACAGATTTTtctgcttcattttcttttcatattcaCAATTGGAATCCTCTGGATAATTGCAGAACATGGTGGAAACAAAACTATTGGGCAGTTGCTGTTGGAGTTTTGGTTACCCTGGTTCTTGGACTATCAATTTTTGGGGCATGGTTGATTTGGAGAGGTAGAAAACGAGAGCATGGTTCATATGAGCCTGTAGGTGCAATAGTACCAGAGCAAGAGCTTCAGCCACTTCAAACTTCTCCAGCGATTGATGATTTATAGTGTAtagatttcttaaattttttgatttaggGAGGAAATATTGTGCTAGGTAGCTTCAAATTTGACTAAATAATGATTATTCAAGCTAATGATTTCCTGGAGATAAAATCTGCGCTTCCTCCATTGTTGTACACTGATAAAGAAAAACGAGAAAGTAGAAAGAAAAGTAGTAGAAATGCTCATAGTTTTGGATATTAATACATGTAGAAAGCTACATTTTGATGGAGTAAAACCAATTACAAAGTATATTCATTATACAAGATATATTTGGTCCATCTATGGAGCTACTTAAAACTTATTACTTGAAGACAGCAATCCTTTTCTTTGGATCTCTAATGCTACTAAGAATTATTGGTGCTATTGCGAGTATAATATTTGTGTAATTTACTTGGCAGAAAAAAGCAATTCTAAATGAGATTGAAATGATTTCAAGCCAactttgcttttcttctttattttttttccccgcATATTACAACAGAGGATGGGGAGAGggactaaaaatataaaatacttttcaacaaataaagcaaaaaacataaaatacttttcaaaaaacaaacacaacacagtttttgaaaaacttctcacgccttttttataaaaatattttcacaaagtacatgctctttttttttttaaggtattaCTTGTAAGaagttaaaaatttaaaaattagagaGGTAGTTGTACGGCCATCTTAGCGGAGGAGAAAGACCATCTTTAGAACTCATGCCAAATGAGGAAGTTGGTGGCTACCAGGACACTATAGGCCTGCAAAAGATTCAAGCTCAAAATCCCACTAGACACAAAAACTCACATGAATGCAATCAATaacatttcatttgaattgcaAACAATAGTGATAATCATGACTTCAATAGCAACAATTGCAGTTTCCATTATAAATGATAAGTATAGATTCTATGACAATGATTATGGTTGTTCCATTTGTGATGATAATACACCTAGTTTCGACAATAGCCATGTTAATGTGTTTAGGGATGATAACCATGTCACTTTCAATAGTAATAATGGATGTGCGCTATGTGTCGAATAGTAGTAGTAGTTCTGCGTCGGTAGTAATAGTATATGCGCATTGTGCGTTCagtaaaaatattatatgcACGTTTAACAATAATAGTTGATGCGCATCCATCAGTAATAGCAAATGTGCGTTCAACAATAATAGTCAATGCGCCATCTATCAATAATGGTAGACGCATGTTGTGCATCCATTAGTAATAGTAGCTAAATGTCTAACATTAATAACAGTTGTGCGTTCAGAAATAATAGTAAATACGCACTGCACGTCCATCAATAATGGTAGATGCACGTTCATCCATTAGTggtaaaaattgacaattccaataacaataatattgaTAATTTGTATTAGTAATGATGGtaaaaagaacaacaataacaaGTTCTAATAACAACTGTAGTGTTGACAATTGGAAAATAGCTTTTATATTGATCCGAATAATGACATAGAATTGAGAAAATAAGGAGTGATTAAGGAAGAGGGGATGCGACTTTATAGTCTTGCAGCAGTGAATGACATAACCTCAAATCGATATTAATGAATCTACCAAGGCTACGtattgatgaaaaaaataaggtGCTGTTTATAGTTGGGTGAGATGgggaattctctctctctctcttctcttgctTGGAGATTGTGGACCAATCCCTTTTATATGGTTGAAAAGTTTTTGTCGAGCGGAAAGGAGAGAtagaaagaggaggaaaaaaagTTTCCAAGGTTTCTAATAAGGGAGCAAGATGGCTTCCCCctcttttgattttgtgtttttgggtgAATGTATCCCATTGGGTATGTTGTCCTCCCCTTAGCTTGGGTTATGGTCTCTTTTAGAAGAGAGTGAACCTTCCTTCAAGCAATATAAAAGAAAACGAGAGAAATGAATGATGTGATACCACCCTTTTCATTTTGCACAGCGGGTTATAGGGTTTCTCATGCATGACCTTGCTTCTCAAATGTACCAAAGGTGCTTTCAAGGTGCATTAATAGTTGCAAATACCTGAAATGGTGACTTGTCAGGGCTCAAGAAACCTAGTTgaaatttaattaatcattcaacttgatatatacaaaatttgtttcaaatttCCTATGACACATTTATTGTGCCAAGCCTCACAATGTGTGGTCATGTTCGATCGGATTATCAGGTTCCGTTTATGTCATTTTACGGGATTGTGATTGTCCG from Corylus avellana chromosome ca6, CavTom2PMs-1.0 includes the following:
- the LOC132184686 gene encoding aspartic proteinase 36-like, which codes for MAHLLASALLVYWSLIGLSSALHHLTHSSDHSLRPMILPLYLSSPNLSHSHHHNRRRNLQNSAPPNARMRLYDDLLSNGYYTTRLWIGSPPQQFALIVDTGSTVTYVPCSDCGHCGMHQDPRFQPDLSSTYQPIKCSISCNCDSAERQCTYERRYAEMSSSSGVLGEDIISFGNESELVPQRAVFGCENMETGDLYTQRADGIMGLGRGRLSVMDQLVDKGVISDSFSLCYGGMEVGGGAMILGGISSPPDMVFTHSDPFRSPYYNIELKEIHVAGKPLKLSPRIFDGKHGTVLDSGTTYAYLPKEAFHAFKNAVMKKTGSLKQIHGPDPNFNDFCFSGAGRDVSQLSKAFPQVDMVFSNGKKLSLSPENYLFRHTKVSGAYCLGIFPNGDDATTLLGGIIVRNTLVTYDRENDKVGFWKTNCSELWKSLHYLGPPPPSPLASHSQNTTVGIPPTVAPTGLPPSIAPYGMPQNVSPGEFQIGLITFDMMLSINNSNMKPNFTELTEFIAHALDVKVSQVHLLNFIHKENVSLIKWAILPDESADYISNTTAMSIIQRLKEHRLQLPEKFGSYQLVEVNVKPPVKPTWWKQNYWAVAVGVLVTLVLGLSIFGAWLIWRGRKREHGSYEPVGAIVPEQELQPLQTSPAIDDL